The Bartonella birtlesii IBS 325 genome has a window encoding:
- the secG gene encoding preprotein translocase subunit SecG produces MQTVLIVIHFLVVIALVGVILIQPSEGGGFGASSGSGLMRTRGSRNPLTRLTAILACCFLAVSIGLIVVGNISNSSSDILKRIPVNSKQNSKNKEVPEAASSSNGESQPSILEQLGDTSVPHREQKQPTNSEIENPVPPVLENPVPNDDKK; encoded by the coding sequence ACTTATTGTTATTCATTTTTTGGTTGTTATTGCTTTGGTGGGTGTTATACTTATTCAGCCTTCGGAAGGTGGCGGGTTTGGTGCAAGTAGCGGCTCTGGGTTGATGAGAACGCGGGGGTCCAGAAATCCGTTAACACGTTTAACCGCTATTTTGGCATGTTGTTTTTTGGCAGTGTCTATTGGGCTTATTGTCGTGGGGAATATATCAAACTCCAGTTCTGATATTCTCAAACGTATTCCTGTTAATTCAAAACAAAATTCTAAAAATAAAGAAGTTCCAGAAGCGGCATCATCATCAAATGGTGAATCTCAGCCTTCTATTCTTGAACAGCTAGGAGACACTTCTGTTCCACATCGAGAACAAAAACAACCTACAAATTCTGAAATTGAAAACCCCGTTCCGCCGGTTCTTGAAAATCCAGTTCCAAATGATGATAAAAAATAG
- a CDS encoding FtsB family cell division protein: MWTKQKRRSIKIRFVLPLMTVGVLSYFSYHIYHGEYGLYSRSEVNQYIIELEAELHQLESERVSIEKRISLLRSGHIEKDMLDEYVRRNLNFSKPNELTILIPCKEK, translated from the coding sequence ATGTGGACAAAGCAGAAACGCAGATCAATAAAAATACGCTTTGTGCTCCCACTTATGACGGTGGGAGTTTTGAGTTATTTCAGTTATCATATTTATCATGGTGAGTATGGATTATATTCACGCAGTGAAGTTAACCAATATATTATTGAATTAGAAGCGGAACTCCATCAATTAGAATCTGAGCGAGTGTCCATTGAAAAGCGTATTTCTCTTTTACGCAGTGGGCATATTGAAAAAGATATGTTGGATGAATACGTTCGAAGAAATTTGAATTTTTCCAAGCCAAATGAACTAACGATTCTAATACCTTGTAAAGAAAAGTAA
- the lipA gene encoding lipoyl synthase, whose translation MVTVVDRVTNRRLRHPEKAHRPDTSIQKKPDWIRVKAPTSPIYKETHGIVRAHKLVTVCEEAGCPNIGECWSKRHASFMILGEICTRACAFCNVATGIPLAVDENEPERVADAVTRMELKHVVITSVDRDDLADGGAEHFAKVIYAIRKKAPKTTIEVLTPDFRHKDKALEIVVAAKPDVFNHNLETVPSKYLKVRPGARYFHSIRLLQRVKELDPTIFTKSGIMVGLGEERNEILQLMDDLRSADVDFMTIGQYLQPTRKHHPVIRFVPPEEFESFAKIGKVKGFLHMASNPLTRSSHHAGDDFAILQKARDEKFALQR comes from the coding sequence ATGGTTACGGTTGTTGATAGAGTTACGAATAGACGTTTGCGTCATCCTGAAAAGGCACATCGTCCCGATACGAGCATTCAAAAAAAGCCGGATTGGATTCGCGTAAAAGCACCAACATCACCGATTTATAAAGAAACGCATGGTATTGTCCGTGCTCATAAATTAGTGACCGTATGTGAAGAAGCAGGATGCCCCAATATTGGTGAATGTTGGAGCAAGCGTCATGCCAGCTTTATGATTTTGGGTGAAATATGTACGCGGGCTTGTGCATTTTGTAATGTTGCAACAGGTATTCCTCTTGCTGTTGATGAGAACGAGCCAGAACGTGTGGCAGATGCTGTTACACGGATGGAATTAAAGCATGTCGTGATTACATCGGTTGATCGTGATGATCTTGCTGATGGTGGTGCTGAACATTTTGCGAAAGTTATTTACGCTATTCGTAAAAAAGCTCCCAAGACAACGATTGAAGTTCTCACACCTGATTTTCGCCATAAAGATAAAGCTTTAGAAATTGTTGTTGCTGCTAAACCTGATGTTTTTAATCATAATCTAGAAACAGTTCCCTCTAAATATTTAAAGGTCCGTCCAGGAGCGCGTTATTTTCATTCAATTCGGTTATTACAACGCGTTAAAGAACTCGATCCAACAATTTTTACAAAATCAGGAATTATGGTTGGCCTTGGAGAAGAGCGGAATGAAATTCTTCAATTGATGGATGATTTACGTTCTGCGGATGTTGATTTTATGACAATTGGGCAATATTTGCAGCCTACACGAAAGCATCATCCGGTTATTCGTTTTGTGCCTCCTGAAGAATTTGAGTCTTTTGCTAAGATTGGTAAAGTGAAGGGTTTTTTACATATGGCTTCTAATCCTCTGACGCGTTCATCTCATCATGCAGGTGATGATTTCGCAATTTTGCAAAAGGCGCGTGATGAAAAATTTGCTTTACAGAGATAA
- a CDS encoding pyruvate dehydrogenase complex E1 component subunit beta, with product MSIDILMPALSPTMEEGKLSKWLKKEGDKVSSGDIIAEIETDKAMMEVEAVDEGILGKICVLEGSEGVKVNTVIAVLLEEGETVKDLSQTTDSSNVHQKTGNISSFSSPLPQFPILNTLPDFAVPAGTKMVTMTVREALNQAMAEEMRRDEMVFLMGEEVAQYQGAYKVSQGLLEEFGARRVIDTPITEHGFAGLAVGAAFGGLRPIVEFMTFNFAMQAVDQIINSAAKTRYMSGGQMTAPMVFRGPNGAAARVGAQHSQCYAAWYGHIPGLKVVMPYSAADAKGLLKAAIRDDNPVIFLENEILYGHQFEVPQIDDFVLPIGRARIHKFGQDVTIVACGIGMHYAVQALPEIEKLSIDVELIDLRTIRPMDLPTIVSSVKKTGRLVTIEEGYPQSSVGTEIATRVMQQAFDYLDAPVATISGKDVPMPYAANLEKLALPSIAEIVKAVKAVTYRA from the coding sequence ATGTCTATTGATATTTTGATGCCGGCGCTTTCACCAACGATGGAAGAAGGTAAATTATCTAAATGGCTAAAGAAAGAAGGCGATAAGGTGAGTTCCGGTGATATCATTGCTGAAATTGAGACAGATAAAGCAATGATGGAAGTAGAGGCTGTTGATGAAGGTATTCTTGGTAAAATTTGTGTGCTTGAAGGTTCTGAAGGGGTAAAGGTTAATACTGTTATTGCGGTATTGTTAGAGGAAGGTGAAACTGTTAAAGATCTTTCACAAACGACCGATTCTTCAAATGTACATCAAAAGACTGGGAATATATCTTCTTTTTCTTCACCGCTGCCACAGTTTCCTATTTTGAATACTCTTCCTGATTTTGCTGTTCCAGCAGGGACAAAAATGGTTACGATGACGGTGCGTGAAGCGCTTAATCAGGCGATGGCTGAAGAAATGCGACGTGATGAAATGGTTTTTCTCATGGGGGAAGAAGTCGCACAATATCAAGGCGCTTATAAAGTGAGTCAGGGTTTATTGGAAGAATTTGGAGCACGGCGGGTTATTGATACACCAATCACAGAGCACGGTTTTGCGGGATTGGCTGTTGGTGCTGCTTTTGGAGGATTGCGTCCCATTGTTGAGTTTATGACATTTAATTTTGCTATGCAGGCAGTTGATCAAATTATCAATTCTGCAGCAAAAACGCGTTATATGTCTGGTGGACAAATGACCGCTCCTATGGTTTTTCGTGGTCCCAATGGTGCGGCTGCGCGTGTTGGGGCGCAGCATTCTCAGTGTTATGCTGCTTGGTATGGTCATATTCCAGGTCTTAAAGTTGTGATGCCTTATAGTGCTGCAGATGCAAAAGGTTTGCTTAAAGCTGCTATTCGTGATGATAATCCTGTTATTTTCCTTGAAAATGAGATTTTATATGGTCATCAATTTGAGGTTCCTCAAATTGATGATTTTGTTTTACCTATTGGTCGAGCACGTATTCATAAGTTTGGACAAGATGTTACGATTGTTGCGTGTGGGATTGGCATGCACTATGCGGTTCAAGCATTACCAGAAATTGAAAAACTTAGTATTGATGTTGAATTGATTGATTTACGGACTATTCGTCCGATGGATCTTCCAACGATTGTTTCTTCAGTGAAAAAAACGGGGCGTTTGGTAACAATTGAAGAGGGATATCCTCAGTCATCTGTTGGGACGGAAATAGCAACGCGTGTTATGCAACAGGCTTTTGATTATCTTGATGCTCCAGTTGCTACAATTTCTGGCAAGGATGTTCCCATGCCTTATGCTGCTAATCTTGAAAAGTTGGCTTTGCCAAGCATTGCTGAAATTGTTAAAGCCGTTAAGGCTGTGACTTATAGAGCATAA
- the pdhA gene encoding pyruvate dehydrogenase (acetyl-transferring) E1 component subunit alpha — translation MAERSKKGSASVVHTTLSNTTKRAPVADFTKQEEMDSYREMLLIRRFEEKAGQLYGMGLIGGFCHLYIGQEAVVIGTLLAAKEGDQVITSYRDHGHMLAVGMSPRGVMAELTGRRGGFSKGKGGSMHMFSKEKNFYGGHGIVGAQVPIGSGLAFSNQYLGKDNVTLVYFGDGAANQGQVYESFNMASLWKLPVIYIIENNQYAMGTSVARASAETDFSRRGLSFEIPGIVVDGMDVRAVKGAADEAISWARSGKGPIILDMQTYRYRGHSMSDPAKYRSKEEVQKIKEEHDPIDQVKNRILQRGFANEDDLKSIDKEVRAIVADAADFAQSNQEPDASELYTDVLV, via the coding sequence ATGGCAGAAAGATCTAAAAAAGGTTCTGCATCGGTGGTGCACACGACATTATCGAATACCACAAAGAGAGCACCAGTAGCTGATTTTACAAAACAAGAAGAAATGGATTCTTATCGTGAAATGCTTTTAATACGCCGTTTTGAAGAAAAGGCGGGGCAGCTTTATGGTATGGGGCTGATAGGTGGATTTTGTCATCTTTATATTGGACAGGAAGCTGTTGTTATTGGAACATTGCTGGCAGCAAAAGAAGGTGATCAAGTTATCACATCTTATCGTGATCATGGGCATATGTTAGCGGTTGGTATGAGTCCGCGTGGTGTTATGGCAGAACTCACGGGACGCCGAGGGGGCTTCTCCAAGGGAAAAGGGGGATCTATGCATATGTTTTCTAAAGAGAAGAATTTTTATGGTGGGCATGGCATTGTTGGAGCACAGGTTCCGATAGGTTCTGGTTTGGCATTTTCGAATCAGTATCTTGGTAAAGACAATGTGACATTGGTATATTTTGGTGATGGTGCTGCCAATCAGGGACAAGTTTACGAAAGCTTTAATATGGCTTCGCTTTGGAAACTTCCTGTTATTTATATTATTGAAAATAATCAGTACGCTATGGGAACGTCCGTCGCACGTGCATCGGCAGAAACTGATTTTTCTCGCCGTGGTCTTTCTTTTGAAATTCCGGGCATTGTTGTTGATGGTATGGATGTTCGAGCAGTAAAAGGGGCTGCTGATGAAGCAATATCTTGGGCACGTTCGGGTAAAGGACCGATCATTCTCGATATGCAGACTTATCGTTATCGTGGTCACTCAATGTCTGATCCAGCAAAATATCGCTCAAAAGAAGAGGTTCAAAAAATAAAAGAGGAACATGATCCAATTGATCAAGTAAAGAATCGAATTCTTCAACGAGGCTTTGCCAATGAAGATGATTTAAAATCTATTGATAAAGAAGTGCGTGCGATTGTTGCAGATGCGGCGGATTTTGCGCAAAGTAATCAAGAGCCGGATGCTTCTGAGCTCTATACGGATGTTTTAGTTTGA
- a CDS encoding type II toxin-antitoxin system RatA family toxin gives MPTFTTHRQISHSANEMFDLVADIERYPEFLPMCEALIIRSRKEYEEKTLLLADMIVGYKVIRETFTTQVFLQPKKTLIEVKYIDGPFKYLENRWAFHDIESSNACNVEFFIDYEFKSKMLKLVMGSMFDIAFHKFTDAFEMRAHQIYGPPVI, from the coding sequence ATGCCAACTTTTACAACACATCGGCAGATTTCTCATAGTGCCAATGAAATGTTTGATCTGGTTGCAGATATTGAACGTTATCCTGAATTTTTACCAATGTGTGAAGCCTTAATAATTCGCTCTCGCAAAGAATATGAGGAGAAGACATTACTTCTTGCTGACATGATAGTTGGCTACAAGGTTATCCGAGAAACTTTCACGACTCAAGTATTTCTTCAGCCAAAGAAAACTTTGATAGAGGTTAAATATATTGATGGCCCATTTAAGTATCTTGAAAATCGTTGGGCATTTCATGATATTGAGAGTAGTAATGCATGTAATGTAGAGTTTTTTATTGATTATGAATTTAAAAGCAAAATGCTTAAGCTGGTGATGGGTTCAATGTTTGATATTGCTTTTCACAAATTCACCGATGCTTTTGAAATGCGTGCGCATCAAATTTATGGCCCTCCAGTAATATAA
- a CDS encoding CTP synthase: protein MARYIFITGGVVSSLGKGITAAALAALLQARGYHVRLRKLDPYLNVDPGTMSPYQHGEVFVTDDGAETDLDLGHYERFTGRSANSQDNITTGRIYRNIIECERRGGYLGATVQVIPHVTDEIKRFITTGNEEFDFVLCEIGGTVGDIEAMPFLEAIRQLHNELPRHNVVYVHLTLMPYIPSAGELKTKPTQHSVKELQSVGIAPDILLVRADRPIPETERSKLSLFCNVRQSAVIQALDVPTIYDVPIAYHKEGLDSEVLSAFGIESAAKPKMEHWEDITHRIHHPEGEVTIAVVGKYTGLKDAYKSLTEAIIHGGLANKVKVNIEWLNAELFEKEDPTPILRKVHGVLVPGAFGARGAEGKIRAIQFAREYKIPFFGICFGMQLACIEAARNIAQIKDASSSEFCETENPIVDLMREWRKGENLEKRTQYSNLGGSMRLGTFAAELKEKSHIAKIYGVTQIFERHRHRYEVNIDYKDALEQCGLVFSGMSPDGILPEAIEYADHPWFIGVQYHPELKSRPFCPHPLFVSFIEATVEQSRLV, encoded by the coding sequence ATGGCACGTTATATTTTTATTACTGGTGGTGTGGTTTCTTCTCTTGGAAAGGGCATTACTGCAGCGGCATTAGCGGCATTATTACAGGCACGTGGGTACCATGTACGGCTTCGCAAACTTGATCCTTATTTGAATGTTGATCCAGGTACGATGTCACCTTACCAACATGGTGAGGTCTTTGTAACCGATGATGGTGCGGAAACGGATCTTGATCTTGGCCATTATGAGCGTTTTACGGGACGTTCTGCGAATAGCCAAGATAATATTACGACAGGGCGTATTTATCGCAATATCATTGAATGCGAAAGACGCGGTGGTTATTTGGGAGCTACAGTTCAAGTTATTCCTCATGTTACCGATGAAATTAAAAGATTTATTACTACCGGAAATGAAGAATTTGATTTTGTTTTGTGTGAAATAGGTGGAACAGTTGGCGACATTGAAGCAATGCCTTTTTTAGAAGCGATTCGTCAGCTTCACAATGAATTACCAAGGCACAATGTTGTTTATGTGCATCTTACATTAATGCCTTATATTCCCTCAGCGGGTGAATTAAAAACCAAACCAACACAACATTCCGTTAAAGAGTTACAATCGGTTGGTATTGCTCCTGATATTTTATTGGTGCGTGCAGATCGACCTATTCCAGAAACAGAGCGAAGCAAATTATCACTTTTTTGTAATGTTCGTCAGAGTGCCGTTATTCAAGCATTGGATGTGCCAACGATTTATGATGTTCCCATAGCATATCATAAAGAGGGATTAGATTCAGAAGTTCTTTCTGCTTTTGGAATAGAATCGGCAGCTAAACCCAAAATGGAGCATTGGGAGGATATTACACATCGCATTCACCATCCTGAAGGGGAAGTTACAATTGCTGTTGTTGGGAAATATACGGGGTTAAAAGATGCTTATAAATCTCTTACTGAAGCGATAATTCATGGTGGTTTAGCCAATAAAGTAAAGGTTAATATTGAATGGCTTAATGCAGAGCTTTTTGAAAAAGAAGATCCTACGCCTATTTTACGAAAAGTTCATGGAGTTTTGGTTCCTGGTGCTTTTGGAGCGCGTGGTGCAGAAGGTAAAATTCGAGCAATTCAATTTGCACGGGAGTATAAAATTCCATTTTTCGGTATTTGTTTTGGTATGCAATTGGCCTGTATAGAAGCTGCACGTAATATTGCACAAATTAAGGATGCTTCATCAAGTGAATTTTGCGAGACCGAAAATCCGATTGTGGATTTAATGAGAGAATGGCGCAAAGGAGAAAATCTTGAGAAACGTACACAATATAGTAATCTTGGTGGGTCAATGCGCCTTGGAACTTTTGCTGCTGAATTAAAAGAAAAGAGTCATATTGCAAAAATTTATGGAGTAACGCAGATTTTCGAACGACATCGTCATCGTTATGAAGTAAATATCGATTATAAAGATGCGCTAGAGCAGTGTGGTTTAGTTTTTTCTGGTATGTCTCCTGATGGTATTTTGCCAGAAGCAATAGAATATGCAGATCATCCGTGGTTCATTGGTGTTCAATATCATCCAGAACTGAAATCACGTCCATTTTGTCCACATCCACTTTTTGTTTCTTTTATTGAAGCCACTGTAGAACAAAGTCGATTGGTTTAG
- the kdsA gene encoding 3-deoxy-8-phosphooctulonate synthase, translated as MSEPNAIVKVGNVVFSNEKSFSLIAGPCQIESRDHAFEMAGRIKTITDQIGIGFVYKSSYDKANRTSLNAERGVGLENAMAIFSDLKKEFGCPVLTDVHTEEQCAIVASTVDILQIPAFLCRQTDLLIAAAKTGRIINIKKGQFLAPWDMKNVLRKVTQSGNPNVMLCERGTSFGYNRLISDMRSLPILRSFGAPVIFDATHSVQEPGGQGNSSGGQRQFVEVLARAAVSVGVAGVFLETHQDPDNAPSDGPNMVKIDHLQRLLETLMDFDYLSKKIN; from the coding sequence ATGTCTGAACCAAATGCTATTGTAAAAGTTGGAAATGTTGTTTTTTCAAATGAAAAGTCTTTTTCATTAATTGCGGGGCCATGTCAAATAGAAAGTAGAGATCATGCTTTTGAAATGGCTGGTCGGATTAAGACAATTACTGATCAAATTGGTATCGGGTTTGTCTATAAATCGAGTTATGATAAAGCTAACAGAACCTCTTTGAATGCAGAACGTGGTGTTGGGCTTGAAAACGCAATGGCTATTTTTTCTGACCTGAAAAAGGAATTTGGTTGCCCAGTATTGACAGATGTGCATACAGAAGAACAATGCGCGATTGTTGCCTCCACAGTAGATATTTTGCAAATACCTGCTTTTTTATGTCGTCAAACAGATCTTTTGATAGCAGCAGCCAAAACAGGACGCATTATTAATATAAAAAAAGGTCAGTTTTTAGCTCCGTGGGATATGAAAAATGTTTTAAGAAAAGTCACACAAAGCGGTAATCCGAATGTTATGCTTTGTGAGCGAGGGACTTCATTTGGTTATAATCGCCTTATTTCTGATATGCGTTCATTGCCTATTTTACGTTCATTTGGTGCTCCTGTTATTTTTGATGCAACACATTCTGTTCAAGAGCCAGGAGGGCAGGGAAATTCATCTGGTGGACAGCGTCAATTTGTTGAGGTTTTAGCACGTGCAGCTGTTTCTGTTGGAGTGGCGGGGGTATTCTTAGAAACACATCAAGATCCCGATAATGCACCTTCTGATGGACCTAATATGGTTAAAATCGATCACTTACAGAGATTGCTTGAGACTTTAATGGATTTTGATTATTTATCCAAAAAGATTAATTGA
- the eno gene encoding phosphopyruvate hydratase, translating into MAIIVDIIGREVLDSRGNPTVEVDVHLENGAFGRALVPSGASTGAHEAVELRDGGMRYQGKGVEKAVAAINGEILEELGGRDARDQIAIDQAMITLDGTANKARLGSNAILGVSLAVAKAAADSLNLPLYRYIGGTQAHILPTPMMNIINGGAHADNPIDFQEFMIIPVGASTVKEAVRYGAEIFHTLKKRLKNAGYNTNIGDEGGFAPQFKSAEQAIDFIMESIISCGYKLGEQIALGLDCASTELYKDGLYFYKGEGTCRDAQEQVNYLAQLVETYPIITIEDGMAEDDWEGWKLLTDSIGKKCQLVGDDLFVTNSARLRDGIKMGVANSILIKVNQIGTLSETLDAVETAHKAGYRAIISHRSGETEDSFIADLAVATNCGQIKTGSLARSDRLAKYNQLIRIEEMLGKQACYAGDLRC; encoded by the coding sequence ATGGCTATAATTGTCGATATCATTGGACGTGAAGTGCTTGATAGCCGAGGGAATCCAACGGTAGAGGTTGATGTTCATCTAGAAAATGGAGCTTTTGGTCGTGCTCTCGTTCCTTCAGGAGCATCGACAGGAGCTCATGAAGCTGTTGAGCTTCGTGATGGTGGTATGCGCTATCAAGGAAAAGGTGTTGAAAAGGCCGTTGCTGCAATAAATGGCGAAATTCTTGAGGAGCTAGGTGGGCGAGATGCAAGAGATCAAATCGCTATTGATCAAGCAATGATTACTTTGGATGGAACAGCAAATAAAGCGCGCCTTGGTTCCAATGCTATCTTGGGCGTTTCATTGGCTGTTGCAAAAGCAGCTGCAGATTCATTGAATCTGCCTTTATATCGTTATATTGGTGGTACACAAGCGCATATTCTTCCCACACCTATGATGAATATTATTAATGGTGGTGCTCATGCTGATAACCCAATTGATTTTCAAGAATTTATGATTATTCCTGTAGGAGCATCTACCGTGAAAGAAGCAGTTCGTTATGGTGCTGAAATTTTTCATACGTTAAAAAAACGTTTAAAAAATGCGGGCTATAATACCAATATTGGTGACGAAGGTGGTTTTGCTCCACAATTCAAAAGCGCAGAGCAGGCAATTGATTTTATTATGGAATCTATAATATCGTGTGGGTATAAACTAGGTGAACAGATTGCTCTTGGTTTAGATTGTGCTTCAACCGAACTTTATAAAGATGGTTTATATTTTTATAAAGGTGAGGGAACATGTCGTGATGCCCAGGAACAGGTAAATTATTTAGCGCAACTTGTTGAAACTTATCCCATTATTACAATTGAGGATGGGATGGCTGAGGATGATTGGGAAGGTTGGAAATTACTTACTGATTCGATTGGTAAAAAATGTCAGCTTGTTGGTGATGATTTATTTGTAACAAATTCTGCACGTTTGCGTGATGGCATTAAAATGGGAGTTGCTAATTCTATTCTTATTAAAGTGAATCAGATTGGCACATTGAGTGAAACACTTGATGCTGTAGAAACAGCACATAAAGCAGGCTATCGTGCTATTATATCTCACCGTTCAGGTGAAACAGAGGATTCTTTTATTGCGGATCTTGCCGTTGCAACGAATTGTGGACAGATTAAAACGGGTTCGCTTGCACGTTCGGATAGATTAGCAAAATATAATCAGCTCATTCGTATTGAGGAAATGCTAGGAAAACAGGCATGTTATGCTGGTGATTTGCGCTGTTGA
- a CDS encoding pyruvate dehydrogenase complex dihydrolipoamide acetyltransferase, protein MPIKITMPALSPTMEEGNLSKWNVKVGDKVSSGDVLAEIETDKATMEVEAIDEGTVAKIVVPAGTQGVKVNSLIVILAKEGEDLAEAVKIAEETSSSFAIKESKDAKQEDLKTAQVSPVSLNQQLVEKDKKDIRLFASPLARRLAAHADLDLSLVTGSGPHGRIIKRDVEKAVSSGILKTSGSSQIEQPIVAAASDKQILQLFKEDEYTFTPHNNMRKTIAKRLVESKQKIPHFYVTLDCELDALLELRTQLNAAASMVKMQEGATPVYKLSVNDMIIKAVALSLKAVPDANVSWLEDGILHHKHCDVGVAVSVANGLITPIVRHAEEKSLSIISHEMKDFAKRARERKLKMEEYQGGTTAVSNMGMYGVKSFSAILNPPHATIFAIGAGEQRAVVKNGALVVATVMSVTISADHRVVDGALAAELARTFKKIIENPLAMLI, encoded by the coding sequence ATGCCCATTAAAATTACAATGCCAGCGCTTTCTCCAACGATGGAAGAAGGAAATTTATCAAAATGGAATGTTAAGGTAGGCGATAAAGTTTCTTCTGGTGATGTTCTTGCTGAGATTGAGACAGATAAGGCAACGATGGAAGTTGAGGCTATTGATGAGGGAACAGTTGCTAAGATCGTTGTTCCTGCTGGAACACAAGGCGTTAAAGTAAATAGTTTAATTGTCATTTTAGCAAAAGAGGGCGAGGATTTGGCTGAGGCTGTAAAGATTGCAGAAGAAACTTCTTCTTCTTTTGCAATCAAAGAATCAAAAGATGCAAAACAGGAAGATTTAAAGACAGCACAGGTGTCTCCTGTATCGCTGAATCAGCAGTTAGTAGAAAAAGATAAAAAAGACATACGCCTTTTTGCTTCTCCCTTAGCGCGGCGATTAGCGGCTCATGCGGATCTTGATTTATCACTTGTTACTGGGAGTGGTCCCCATGGGCGTATTATCAAGCGTGATGTAGAAAAAGCCGTGAGTAGTGGTATTTTGAAGACTTCTGGCTCATCACAAATTGAACAGCCGATAGTGGCAGCTGCTTCTGATAAACAGATATTGCAACTCTTCAAAGAGGATGAATATACATTCACACCTCATAATAATATGCGTAAAACAATCGCTAAACGTTTGGTGGAATCAAAGCAAAAAATACCACATTTCTACGTGACTCTAGATTGTGAACTCGATGCGTTATTGGAGTTGCGTACGCAATTGAATGCTGCAGCATCAATGGTTAAGATGCAAGAAGGGGCTACGCCTGTTTACAAACTTTCCGTTAACGATATGATTATTAAAGCAGTAGCACTTTCTTTGAAGGCAGTTCCTGATGCCAATGTATCTTGGCTTGAGGATGGAATACTTCATCACAAACATTGTGATGTTGGGGTAGCTGTATCTGTTGCAAATGGATTAATTACACCAATTGTTCGCCATGCAGAAGAAAAATCTTTATCGATTATTTCTCATGAGATGAAGGACTTTGCAAAGCGTGCGCGTGAGCGCAAATTAAAAATGGAAGAATATCAGGGGGGAACAACAGCTGTATCAAATATGGGGATGTATGGTGTGAAAAGTTTTTCTGCTATTCTTAATCCGCCGCATGCGACGATTTTTGCGATTGGAGCAGGTGAGCAACGGGCTGTTGTTAAAAATGGTGCATTGGTGGTTGCGACGGTTATGTCAGTTACAATTTCTGCTGATCATCGTGTGGTTGATGGTGCGTTGGCAGCAGAGCTTGCGCGGACTTTTAAGAAGATAATTGAGAATCCATTAGCAATGCTTATTTGA
- a CDS encoding CinA family protein: MTYFCEKRAREVLTACHQKGLLLTTVESCTGGLIAANLTHIAGSSDVFDCGFVVYSNESKTRLVGVCAELIEKYGAVSKEVALAMAEGGLKYSQAEISVSVTGIAGPGGAGLNKPVGLVHFAVAYKNHKTLHQEMHFGNLDRDTIRQKTAEQALEMVLKSLK; this comes from the coding sequence ATGACATATTTTTGTGAAAAACGAGCACGTGAAGTCCTTACAGCATGTCATCAAAAAGGTTTGCTTTTAACCACTGTTGAATCTTGTACAGGAGGCCTCATTGCTGCAAATCTTACACATATTGCAGGGTCATCAGATGTATTTGATTGTGGATTTGTTGTTTATTCAAATGAATCGAAAACACGCCTTGTTGGCGTATGCGCTGAACTTATAGAAAAATACGGTGCTGTTTCAAAGGAAGTTGCTCTTGCAATGGCTGAAGGTGGATTAAAATACTCACAAGCTGAAATTTCTGTTTCTGTAACAGGAATTGCTGGTCCTGGAGGAGCAGGCCTTAATAAACCTGTAGGGCTTGTACATTTCGCTGTTGCTTATAAAAATCATAAAACTTTGCACCAAGAGATGCACTTTGGAAATCTAGATCGTGATACCATACGTCAAAAAACTGCTGAACAGGCTTTAGAAATGGTCTTGAAATCTCTCAAATAA
- a CDS encoding TM2 domain-containing protein — MRGIIISQDQGAYLISGDDGRRYQFATWDWLGKNPPRISDSVDFVCEGDSVHSVYPLLSQDSEPSKPMLAMICWVTGIFGVHRFMVGKVRTGALMLALSLSVVGLMITGIWAIVDFIVITAGKFTDKDGKQIIRW, encoded by the coding sequence ATGAGAGGTATAATTATTAGTCAGGATCAGGGGGCTTATCTTATCTCCGGTGATGATGGTAGGCGTTATCAATTTGCGACTTGGGATTGGTTAGGAAAAAATCCACCAAGAATAAGTGATTCCGTTGATTTTGTCTGTGAAGGAGATAGTGTTCATTCTGTTTACCCATTGTTGTCACAGGATTCAGAACCTTCAAAACCAATGTTAGCAATGATTTGTTGGGTTACTGGTATATTTGGTGTGCACCGTTTTATGGTTGGAAAGGTGAGAACCGGTGCTTTAATGCTTGCTCTCTCTTTATCGGTTGTTGGATTGATGATTACAGGGATTTGGGCAATTGTCGACTTTATCGTCATTACTGCGGGAAAGTTTACTGATAAAGATGGAAAGCAAATTATACGTTGGTAA